In Gossypium arboreum isolate Shixiya-1 chromosome 5, ASM2569848v2, whole genome shotgun sequence, a single genomic region encodes these proteins:
- the LOC108450376 gene encoding transcription factor MYBS3 yields MTRRCSHCSNNGHNSRTCPTRGGGGVGCGGVKLFGVRLTDGSIIKKSASMGNLSSAHYHSSSSAAASPNPDSPSSDHVRDSNHVPDGYLSDEPTAHTSSNPRGERKKGVPWTEEEHRLFLIGLQKLGKGDWRGIARNFVVSRTPTQVASHAQKYFIRQSNVTRRKRRSSLFDMVPNDMATETPAVREEQVLPPSSHVEADNSNSTPSLNLCLNSEFEHRETAAQETVKGTEETMMVSSGYTPIVHSFISPYAPVAYPFWPPNLAPNDEGKDIEGSQHQVLKPVPMFPKEPVNVDELVGMSQLCIGESEKGHKEPSALSLKLLGEPSRQSAFHANAPVGATDLGKGKTGAIQAV; encoded by the exons ATGACTCGGCGATGCTCGCATTGTAGCAACAACGGCCACAACTCCCGCACCTGTCCCACGCGCGGTGGCGGTGGCGTTGGCTGCGGAGGAGTGAAACTATTCGGCGTTCGTTTGACGGACGGGTCGATAATCAAGAAGAGTGCGAGTATGGGAAATTTGTCGTCAGCGCACTACCATAGCTCGTCATCAGCGGCCGCTTCGCCTAATCCAGACTCTCCTTCTTCGGATCACGTCCGTGACTCGAACCACGTGCCCGACGGGTACCTCTCTGATGAGCCCACCGCACACACCTCATCTAACCCTCGCGGAGAGAGAAAGAAAG GTGTTCCATGGACTGAAGAGGAACATCGGCTCTTTCTAATTGGCCTCCAGAAATTAGGGAAAGGGGACTGGCGGGGAATAGCTCGAAACTTTGTTGTATCAAGGACACCAACTCAGGTAGCAAGTCATGCCCAGAAGTATTTCATCCGTCAAAGTAATGTTACCCGAAGGAAGAGACGTTCAAGCCTTTTCGACATGGTTCCAAATGATATg GCTACAGAGACACCTGCAGTTCGGGAAGAACAAGTTTTGCCACCTTCTTCACATGTagaagcggataattcaaattcAACACCTTCATTAAATCTTTGTCTCAACTCTGAATTTGAACACAGAGAAACTGCAGCACAAGAAACAGTTAAAGGAACCGAAGAAACCATGATGGTATCAAGCGGATACACACCTATTGTCCACAGTTTCATCTCACCTTATGCACCTGTTGCTTACCCATTTTGGCCACCAAATCTAGCCCCTAATGATGAAGGGAAGGACATAGAGGGATCTCAACATCAAGTATTGAAGCCTGTTCCGATGTTTCCTAAGGAACCTGTGAATGTAGATGAACTAGTTGGAATGTCTCAGCTCTGTATAGGAGAGAGCGAGAAAGGGCATAAAGAGCCTTCAGCGCTATCCTTGAAACTGCTAGGAGAACCATCAAGACAATCTGCATTTCATGCAAATGCCCCGGTTGGTGCCACAGACTTGGGCAAGGGTAAAACTGGTGCTATCCAAGCTGTCTGA
- the LOC108452769 gene encoding uncharacterized protein LOC108452769: MALVVGKDIATGSFAKTFADIDLDDGNQDSVPLDCYNEEDEEVRTNVSSSGTSKRKRKNVQESVVDEQVKFMGEQLGKIANALEQFTADKTPQLYEQVMSMEEEGFHDDFLCSVFDYLVSHESEAKAFLVKNKKHKKIWLQKFSQG, encoded by the coding sequence atggCTTTGGTTGTTGGTAAAGATATAGCAACAGGGAGTTTTGCCAAAACATTTGCTGACATAGATTTGGATGATGGTAACCAAGATTCAGTGCCTCTAGACTGCTACAACGAAGAGGATGAAGAGGTAAGAACAAATGTATCTTCATCTGGCACATCCAAACgtaaaagaaaaaatgttcaaGAAAGTGTCGTTGATGAACAAGTGAAATTTATGGGTgaacaacttggcaaaattgctaatgcTTTGGAACAATTTACTGCGGATAAGACACCACAGCTTTACGAACAAGTGATGTCGATGGAGGAAGAAGGATTTCATGATGACTTCTTGTGTTCTGTGTTTGATTATCTAGTGAGTCATGAATCCGAGGCCAAAGCTTTTTTAGTTAAAAATAAGAAGCATAAaaaaatttggcttcaaaaattttcCCAAGGTTAA